The Arachis ipaensis cultivar K30076 chromosome B07, Araip1.1, whole genome shotgun sequence genome includes a window with the following:
- the LOC107606155 gene encoding uncharacterized protein LOC107606155 — translation MASRFFFLLRTNAINKSSKALIPTLPNPIFSIFSSQLSTSFLVTKTPKKLRKKRKKKDSPRTKLVQTQPNLIPHLERIVERDALFRFINKTKQFLSAQPEHVLRLDDAGKLHRELGFPRGRNVTRFILRHPLLLQTYRHTDGKMWLGFTDLMEDLLLEEQAIMDSMEQDRVAKVRKLLMMTSQKRVPLSKIHHCRTLFGIPDDFRDRVKKYPNYFRVVDGGGGKRVLELVNWDPLLAVTAIERGFVVNEDGAKRKFRFPVKYGRDLGLELEDTRKLNLLNTLPLVSPYSDGSKLDVWTIEAEKFRVGVVHEFLSLTLEKKASIHHLVEFKEEFCLTKHTYHMLLKQPRAFYLAGTEMNWVVFLKDAYDESGNLVDKDPQVVFNEKLFKYAQMQEMGTGSEAMEME, via the coding sequence ATGGCTTCGCGCTTTTTCTTCCTCCTCCGTACCAACGCCATCAATAAATCCTCCAAAGCCCTAATCCCAACCCTTCCAAACCCTATTTTCTCCATTTTCAGTTCGCAATTGTCCACCTCCTTCCTCGTCACCAAAACCCCAAAGAAGCTCCGAAAGAAGCGCAAGAAAAAGGACAGTCCAAGAACCAAGCTCGTTCAGACCCAACCCAACCTCATTCCTCACCTTGAGCGCATTGTCGAACGCGACGCGCTCTTCAGATTCATCAACAAAACCAAGCAATTCCTCTCCGCCCAACCGGAGCACGTGCTACGCCTCGACGACGCCGGGAAACTCCATCGCGAGCTAGGGTTCCCTCGCGGCCGCAATGTCACGCGCTTCATCCTCCGCCACCCGCTCCTCCTCCAGACCTACCGCCACACCGACGGCAAGATGTGGTTAGGGTTCACTGATCTCATGGAAGACCTTCTCTTGGAGGAGCAAGCAATCATGGATTCCATGGAGCAAGACCGCGTTGCAAAGGTACGAAAATTGCTCATGATGACGTCACAAAAGCGTGTTCCTTTAAGCAAAATTCACCACTGTAGAACCTTGTTCGGCATACCTGACGATTTCAGGGACCGGGTGAAGAAATACCCGAATTACTTTCGGGTTGTGGATGGTGGTGGCGGGAAGAGGGTCCTTGAGTTGGTTAATTGGGATCCTCTGTTAGCGGTGACCGCAATTGAGAGGGGATTCGTGGTTAATGAGGATGGTGCTAAGAGGAAGTTTAGGTTTCCTGTGAAGTATGGTCGGGATTTGGGTTTGGAATTGGAGGATACTAGGAAGCTGAACTTGTTGAACACTTTGCCTTTGGTTTCGCCTTATTCGGATGGGTCGAAGTTGGATGTGTGGACCATTGAAGCGGAGAAGTTTAGGGTTGGTGTGGTTCATGAATTTTTGAGCTTGACATTGGAGAAGAAGGCATCAATTCACCACCTTGTGGAGTTCAAGGAAGAGTTTTGTTTGACAAAGCATACTTACCATATGCTGTTGAAGCAGCCAAGGGCATTTTATTTGGCGGGGACTGAGATGAACTGGGTTGTGTTCCTGAAGGATGCTTATGATGAGAGTGGTAATTTGGTTGATAAGGATCCACAGGTGGTGTTCAATGAGAAGTTGTTTAAGTACGCTCAGATGCAAGAAATGGGAACTGGTTCTGAGGCTATGGAAATGGAATGA
- the LOC107606154 gene encoding uncharacterized protein LOC107606154 isoform X2 has translation MRVMNLESPLKTEIEEAYEGEDEREDSHSLKRDLSDIDLQAHEAAVSREVRSDRSPATDKETKYSEKSGELMQSGHVSDPGIIGRGDFWDSPKLTRSCSNLERRDVLGNTIHQFPDSKSQSFENLQELTAGKVAANLESPRSVMTHCSADRVMLRRHSSSQVLPSGSKRLWWKMFLWSHRNIHRPIPSKSTQVNPGVAATHNPYGYSSDTLEPKHKQSPRNVESPSPRSSNGEYFRKSYSDKNIDHQRRSRFQEESFGFWPQNQWVAFSGGSSSFNRVEEWVHDLEIQQVPPEVDFDNDNVGNIEFPPSPNAGRSMSRTVSQLSHHTDANLSKEILHANSLVQSLNPASTVAHISGVGIKAIPGISHFSSLRSVNLSNNFIVQIVPGLLPKGIHALNLSRNKISTIEGIRDLTRLRVLDLSYNRISRIGQGLSNCTLIKELYLAGNKISDVQGLHRLLKLTVLDLSFNKITTTKALGELVANYNSLQALNLLGNPVQNNISDEQLRKSVCSLLPKLGYLNKQAIKPQRAREVLTDSVAKAALGDSSRNYNRKSPKRGNHGGPSSSNAHRSSTSVVQKSKSMPKLRTRKH, from the exons ATGAGGGTCATGAATCTTGAGAGTCCTCTAAAGACTGAGATTGAGGAAGCTTATGAAGGGGAAGACGAGCGTGAAGATTCGCATTCCCTCAAAAGGGATCTATCTGATATTGATCTCCAAGCTCATGAAGCTGCCGTGTCAAGGGAAGTAAGGTCGGATCGAAGTCCAGCAACGGATAAAGAGACAAAATACAGCGAAAAAAGCGGTGAACTAATGCAAAGTGGGCATGTCAGTGATCCTGGGATTATTGGGAGGGGAGACTTCTGGGATTCTCCCAAGCTCACTCGATCATGCTCAAACCTGGAAAGAAGGGATGTTCTTGGTAATACAATTCATCAATTCCCAGATTCAAAGTCACAATCTTTCGAGAATTTACAGGAACTTACAGCAGGTAAAGTGGCTGCTAATCTTGAAAGCCCCAGGTCTGTGATGACTCACTGCAGTGCTGATAGAGTTATGTTGAGAAGGCATTCCTCAAGCCAAGTTCTTCCTTCTGGAAGTAAGAGACTCTGGTGGAAGATGTTCCTCTGGAGCCATAGGAACATACATAGACCTATTCCAAGCAAATCAACACAGGTGAATCCTGGTGTGGCTGCAACGCACAATCCATACGGGTACTCTTCCGACACCCTTGAACCGAAGCACAAGCAGTCACCAAGAAATGTGGAATCACCCTCACCAAGGTCATCAAATGGTGAATACTTTCGCAAAAGCTATAGTGATAAAAACATTGATCACCAAAGGAGGAGCAGATTCCAGGAGGAGAGTTTCGGTTTTTGGCCACAGAATCAATGGGTAGCCTTCTCAGGAGGATCATCATCCTTCAATAGAGTGGAGGAGTGGGTGCATGATCTTGAAATTCAGCAGGTGCCTCCAGAGGTTGATTTTGATAATGACAATGTGGGAAACATTGAGTTCCCACCTTCTCCTAATGCTGGTAGATCAATGTCAAGAACCGTATCTCAGTTAAGTCACCATACAGATGCAAATCTTTCAAAGGAGATTCTGCATGCCAATAGTTTGGTCCAATCCCTAAATCCAGCCTCAACTGTGGCACATATATCAGGTGTTGGTATAAAAGCGATTCCTGGTATTTCACACTTCTCCAGTCTCCGCTCTGTCAATTTGTCCAACAATTTCATAG TTCAAATTGTGCCTGGACTTCTCCCAAAGGGTATTCATGCACTTAATTTGTCAAGAAACAAGATCAGCACCATTGAGGGGATTAGAGATTTAACCCGGTTACGAGTACTTGACTTGAGTTATAATCGCATCTCAAGAATTGGACAAG GTTTATCAAATTGCACACTTATCAAAGAGCTATATCTTGCTGGGAATAAGATAAGTGATGTTCAGGGACTACACAGATTACTGAAGCTAACAGTTCTGGATTTgagcttcaacaagatcacaacaACAAAGGCATTAGGGGAACTTGTAGCTAACTACAACTCACTTCAGGCCTTGAATCTGCTTGGAAATCCAGTTCAAAACAACATCAGTGACGAGCAGTTGCGGAAATCAGTTTGCAGTCTTCTTCCAAAGCTTGGATACCTGAACAAGCAAGCCATCAAGCCTCAGAGGGCACGAGAAGTACTCACTGACAGTGTTGCCAAAGCTGCACTTGGTGACAGCAGCCGGAACTACAACCGAAAATCACCGAAGAGAGGCAACCATGGAGGTCCCAGTTCCTCAAATGCCCATAGAAGCAGTACTAGTGTTGTCCAGAAAAGTAAGAGCATGCCAAAGCTCCGAACAAGAAAGCATTAG
- the LOC107606154 gene encoding uncharacterized protein LOC107606154 isoform X1: MAMCRCVDVVDVLVGKKKKDKGAERSSKKGHIKTLLVKVEEAKTSSGSPACDVKPLTGDVVVPCDIPKNSRCNMRVMNLESPLKTEIEEAYEGEDEREDSHSLKRDLSDIDLQAHEAAVSREVRSDRSPATDKETKYSEKSGELMQSGHVSDPGIIGRGDFWDSPKLTRSCSNLERRDVLGNTIHQFPDSKSQSFENLQELTAGKVAANLESPRSVMTHCSADRVMLRRHSSSQVLPSGSKRLWWKMFLWSHRNIHRPIPSKSTQVNPGVAATHNPYGYSSDTLEPKHKQSPRNVESPSPRSSNGEYFRKSYSDKNIDHQRRSRFQEESFGFWPQNQWVAFSGGSSSFNRVEEWVHDLEIQQVPPEVDFDNDNVGNIEFPPSPNAGRSMSRTVSQLSHHTDANLSKEILHANSLVQSLNPASTVAHISGVGIKAIPGISHFSSLRSVNLSNNFIVQIVPGLLPKGIHALNLSRNKISTIEGIRDLTRLRVLDLSYNRISRIGQGLSNCTLIKELYLAGNKISDVQGLHRLLKLTVLDLSFNKITTTKALGELVANYNSLQALNLLGNPVQNNISDEQLRKSVCSLLPKLGYLNKQAIKPQRAREVLTDSVAKAALGDSSRNYNRKSPKRGNHGGPSSSNAHRSSTSVVQKSKSMPKLRTRKH, translated from the exons ATGGCCATGTGTAGGTGTGTCGATGTTGTTGATGTTTTGgttgggaagaagaagaaagacaag GGTGCTGAACGGTCTTCAAAGAAAGGACACATTAAAACTCTACTTGTTAAAGTAGAAGAAGCTAAGACGTCCTCGGGTTCACCAGCTTGCGATGTGAAGCCACTCACCGGAGATGTTGTAGTTCCTTGTGATATCCCGAAGAATTCAAGGTGCAACATGAGGGTCATGAATCTTGAGAGTCCTCTAAAGACTGAGATTGAGGAAGCTTATGAAGGGGAAGACGAGCGTGAAGATTCGCATTCCCTCAAAAGGGATCTATCTGATATTGATCTCCAAGCTCATGAAGCTGCCGTGTCAAGGGAAGTAAGGTCGGATCGAAGTCCAGCAACGGATAAAGAGACAAAATACAGCGAAAAAAGCGGTGAACTAATGCAAAGTGGGCATGTCAGTGATCCTGGGATTATTGGGAGGGGAGACTTCTGGGATTCTCCCAAGCTCACTCGATCATGCTCAAACCTGGAAAGAAGGGATGTTCTTGGTAATACAATTCATCAATTCCCAGATTCAAAGTCACAATCTTTCGAGAATTTACAGGAACTTACAGCAGGTAAAGTGGCTGCTAATCTTGAAAGCCCCAGGTCTGTGATGACTCACTGCAGTGCTGATAGAGTTATGTTGAGAAGGCATTCCTCAAGCCAAGTTCTTCCTTCTGGAAGTAAGAGACTCTGGTGGAAGATGTTCCTCTGGAGCCATAGGAACATACATAGACCTATTCCAAGCAAATCAACACAGGTGAATCCTGGTGTGGCTGCAACGCACAATCCATACGGGTACTCTTCCGACACCCTTGAACCGAAGCACAAGCAGTCACCAAGAAATGTGGAATCACCCTCACCAAGGTCATCAAATGGTGAATACTTTCGCAAAAGCTATAGTGATAAAAACATTGATCACCAAAGGAGGAGCAGATTCCAGGAGGAGAGTTTCGGTTTTTGGCCACAGAATCAATGGGTAGCCTTCTCAGGAGGATCATCATCCTTCAATAGAGTGGAGGAGTGGGTGCATGATCTTGAAATTCAGCAGGTGCCTCCAGAGGTTGATTTTGATAATGACAATGTGGGAAACATTGAGTTCCCACCTTCTCCTAATGCTGGTAGATCAATGTCAAGAACCGTATCTCAGTTAAGTCACCATACAGATGCAAATCTTTCAAAGGAGATTCTGCATGCCAATAGTTTGGTCCAATCCCTAAATCCAGCCTCAACTGTGGCACATATATCAGGTGTTGGTATAAAAGCGATTCCTGGTATTTCACACTTCTCCAGTCTCCGCTCTGTCAATTTGTCCAACAATTTCATAG TTCAAATTGTGCCTGGACTTCTCCCAAAGGGTATTCATGCACTTAATTTGTCAAGAAACAAGATCAGCACCATTGAGGGGATTAGAGATTTAACCCGGTTACGAGTACTTGACTTGAGTTATAATCGCATCTCAAGAATTGGACAAG GTTTATCAAATTGCACACTTATCAAAGAGCTATATCTTGCTGGGAATAAGATAAGTGATGTTCAGGGACTACACAGATTACTGAAGCTAACAGTTCTGGATTTgagcttcaacaagatcacaacaACAAAGGCATTAGGGGAACTTGTAGCTAACTACAACTCACTTCAGGCCTTGAATCTGCTTGGAAATCCAGTTCAAAACAACATCAGTGACGAGCAGTTGCGGAAATCAGTTTGCAGTCTTCTTCCAAAGCTTGGATACCTGAACAAGCAAGCCATCAAGCCTCAGAGGGCACGAGAAGTACTCACTGACAGTGTTGCCAAAGCTGCACTTGGTGACAGCAGCCGGAACTACAACCGAAAATCACCGAAGAGAGGCAACCATGGAGGTCCCAGTTCCTCAAATGCCCATAGAAGCAGTACTAGTGTTGTCCAGAAAAGTAAGAGCATGCCAAAGCTCCGAACAAGAAAGCATTAG